The region ctatataatatatgatgATCCTTTAGTAATAGATAATCTTACCAAGTTGTAaatgaaattctaaaaatagtaaataattttcaaaatatgttcAAGACTCGTAAAAGTAATGTTTGGCATTTATAGCACGTTCatgtaaatgtatatataacttAACACAAACAATTCTCTCATTAGTAacagaaatgttaaaatttaatttctttaccaTTACACACAACTTGCTAAATGACATCATGTAATATTAATGAGTAAACTGAcactttaaatgataaatcttCCATGATGAATAACTAATTCTTTCGCGGTTTCCACCAGAAGGAGTAAAATCCTCATGTTGGCCAAGAATAACTGATTTTCCACccttgtttacattttaaatttgttttaaaacccatcaaactaatattataatttaatttcaggtTCTTAAAATTATGCCCGTTCAGAAACAGACCCGTGCCGGACAACGTACACGTTTCAAGGCCTTCGTCGCCATTGGTGACAGCAAGGGACACATTGGTCTTGGTGTCAAATGCAGCAAGGAAGTGGCAACTGCAATTCGTGGTGCCATCATCTTGGCCAAGCTCTCAGTGGTTCCAGTCCGACGTGGATACTGGGGTAACAAAATTGGTCAACCCCACACTGTGCCTTGCAAGGTAAATATCATCACCTGActgtagaattttattaattattattgctttTGTTAATATGATGAATAACTCATTCTTTCGCGGTTTCCACCAGAGGGATTGACGTCCTGATGACGGCTAGAATGACTGAACACCCTTTAAATCAGCAAAATCATTTAACTTGATAGCGTAGCAGCGTTGCTAAATGAATTGTTTGTTCTAGGTAACTGGAAAATGTGGTTCCGTAACCGTAAGACTGATTCCCGCCCCCCGTGGTACCGGTATCGTATCTGCGCCCGTACCCAAGAAGCTGCTGCAGATGGCCGGTATCGAGGATTGTTACACGTCGGCCAGAGGATCCACAGGCACTTTGGGTAACTTCGCAAAGGCCACATACGCCGCCATCGCGAAGACCTACGCATACTTGACACCAGACTTGTGGAAGGAGATGCCCTTG is a window of Aethina tumida isolate Nest 87 chromosome 7, icAetTumi1.1, whole genome shotgun sequence DNA encoding:
- the LOC109607672 gene encoding 40S ribosomal protein S2 — protein: MADSAPARGGFRGGFGGAGGGGRGGRGGPRGRGRGRGRGRGRGKEDSKEWVPVTKLGRLVRDGKIRSLEEIYLFSLPIKEYEIIDFFIGADLNDEVLKIMPVQKQTRAGQRTRFKAFVAIGDSKGHIGLGVKCSKEVATAIRGAIILAKLSVVPVRRGYWGNKIGQPHTVPCKVTGKCGSVTVRLIPAPRGTGIVSAPVPKKLLQMAGIEDCYTSARGSTGTLGNFAKATYAAIAKTYAYLTPDLWKEMPLTKTPYQEYADYLVKNHRPVALNPRAENA